Proteins found in one Microcella daejeonensis genomic segment:
- the purU gene encoding formyltetrahydrofolate deformylase, which yields MSENLNHWIVTLVCADQPGIVHAVTGAIVQAQGNITELQQFSGLESGRFFLRLQTETETDHEGMERALSPIVERYGMSCRIDRVGRPLRTLVLVSKAGHCLNDLLFRQRAGQLPAEIPLVMGNHPDLGELASFYGVPFESHPVVGAEQKAAFEARVLEVVEQHDIELVVLARYMQILSPELCAALAGRIINIHHSFLPGFKGANPYKQAHARGVKLIGATAHFVTSDLDEGPIIEQNVVRVDHTRSPAELVAIGQDEESRTLSQAVRWFAEDRVLLDGQRTIIFK from the coding sequence GTGAGCGAGAACCTGAACCACTGGATCGTCACCCTCGTCTGCGCCGACCAGCCCGGCATCGTGCACGCCGTCACCGGCGCGATCGTCCAGGCGCAGGGCAACATCACCGAGCTGCAGCAGTTCTCCGGGCTCGAGTCCGGTCGCTTCTTCCTGCGGCTGCAGACCGAGACCGAGACCGATCACGAGGGCATGGAGCGCGCCCTCTCCCCCATCGTCGAGCGGTACGGGATGAGCTGCCGCATCGATCGCGTCGGGCGCCCGCTGCGCACGCTCGTGCTCGTGTCGAAGGCCGGTCACTGCCTCAACGACCTGCTGTTCCGCCAGCGGGCGGGGCAGCTGCCCGCCGAGATCCCGCTCGTCATGGGCAACCACCCCGACCTCGGCGAGCTCGCGAGCTTCTACGGGGTGCCCTTCGAATCGCATCCCGTCGTCGGCGCCGAGCAGAAGGCCGCCTTCGAGGCGCGCGTGCTCGAGGTCGTCGAGCAGCACGACATCGAGCTCGTCGTGCTCGCCCGGTACATGCAGATCCTCTCCCCCGAGCTGTGCGCGGCGCTCGCCGGCCGCATCATCAACATCCACCACTCGTTCCTGCCCGGCTTCAAGGGTGCGAACCCCTACAAGCAGGCCCATGCCCGCGGTGTGAAGCTCATCGGCGCGACCGCCCATTTCGTCACGAGCGACCTCGACGAGGGGCCGATCATCGAGCAGAACGTCGTGCGGGTCGACCACACGCGCTCGCCCGCCGAGCTGGTCGCCATCGGGCAGGATGAGGAGAGCCGCACGCTCAGCCAGGCCGTGCGCTGGTTCGCGGAGGACCGCGTGCTGCTCGACGGCCAGCGCACCATCATCTTCAAGTAG
- the nagA gene encoding N-acetylglucosamine-6-phosphate deacetylase: MTTTLLAGGSLLDADGRRDGWLLLDGDRIAAVGTDAPPTADVVLDVSGRTLTPGFIDLHGHGGGGAAFDNGADEIRAALAVHRQHGTTRSVISLVANPLETIVASLRAVAELAAADPTIVGSHLEGPFLAVARRGAHAQEYLVEPDPELIATLLDAAAGSLVQVTIAPELPGALAAIEQLVDAGVIVAVGHTEAGEHVTRAAFDAGARLLTHVFNAMPGIHHRDPGPIPSAFDDDRVALELVADGVHVHPSVVQMVFRAAPGRVALVTDAMAAAGGADGFYRLGSLNVTVQNGVAMLNGTSTIAGSTLTQDAALRTAVEVAGVDEDAAVRALTATPACVLGRDDEWGMLAAGFAADVVVLGSGWQVERVWAAGVEVGPSVASAGAA; this comes from the coding sequence GTGACCACCACCCTGCTCGCGGGCGGCAGCCTGCTCGATGCCGACGGCCGCCGCGACGGCTGGCTGCTGCTCGACGGCGACCGCATCGCCGCCGTCGGCACGGATGCCCCGCCGACCGCCGACGTCGTGCTCGACGTGAGCGGCCGCACCCTCACCCCCGGGTTCATCGACCTGCACGGGCACGGCGGCGGCGGCGCGGCCTTCGACAACGGAGCCGACGAGATCCGCGCGGCGCTCGCGGTGCACCGGCAGCACGGCACCACCCGCTCGGTGATCTCGCTCGTCGCCAACCCGCTCGAGACGATCGTCGCGAGCCTGCGCGCCGTCGCCGAGCTCGCCGCCGCCGACCCGACCATCGTCGGCTCGCACCTCGAGGGACCCTTCCTCGCCGTCGCCCGCCGCGGCGCGCACGCGCAGGAGTACCTCGTCGAGCCCGATCCCGAGCTCATCGCGACCCTGCTCGACGCCGCCGCCGGGTCGCTCGTGCAGGTCACCATCGCCCCCGAGCTGCCTGGCGCCCTCGCGGCGATCGAGCAGCTCGTGGACGCGGGCGTGATTGTCGCGGTCGGGCACACCGAGGCGGGCGAGCACGTGACCCGCGCGGCCTTCGACGCGGGGGCGCGCCTGCTGACCCACGTGTTCAACGCGATGCCGGGCATCCACCACCGCGACCCCGGCCCGATCCCCTCGGCCTTCGACGACGACCGCGTCGCGCTCGAGCTCGTCGCCGACGGCGTGCACGTGCACCCCTCGGTGGTGCAGATGGTGTTCCGCGCCGCGCCCGGTCGGGTCGCGCTCGTCACCGACGCCATGGCGGCCGCGGGCGGGGCCGACGGCTTCTACCGGCTCGGCTCGCTCAACGTCACCGTGCAGAACGGCGTCGCGATGCTCAACGGCACCTCCACCATCGCCGGCTCGACCCTGACGCAGGACGCCGCGCTGCGCACGGCCGTCGAGGTCGCCGGCGTCGACGAGGACGCCGCGGTGCGCGCCCTGACCGCGACGCCGGCCTGCGTGCTCGGCCGCGACGACGAGTGGGGGATGCTCGCCGCGGGCTTCGCCGCCGACGTCGTCGTGCTCGGCTCGGGCTGGCAGGTCGAGAGGGTCTGGGCCGCGGGCGTCGAGGTCGGCCCCTCCGTCGCGAGCGCGGGTGCCGCATGA